One stretch of Nicotiana tabacum cultivar K326 chromosome 18, ASM71507v2, whole genome shotgun sequence DNA includes these proteins:
- the LOC142172484 gene encoding zinc finger BED domain-containing protein RICESLEEPER 4-like yields the protein MAENIMIDKVIGESGASNSNATSQSQSVQSKAKKQRKKRSVAWEYFDQIIDPEGNQKGVCKHCKREYFADSKDNGTKSLLTHMAKCLKMPLDVAKSQSKLGFNPIPGGNKGDVAVVPWKFDQEQCRKALCRMVIVDELPFSFVEKGGFMNFMKVAQPFFEFLHVEL from the coding sequence ATGGCTGAAAATATCATGATTGATAAGGTGATTGGTGAAAGTGGAGCTTCTAATTCAAATGCCACATCACAATCTCAATCAGTTCAATCGAAagcaaaaaaacaaagaaaaaagaggtCTGTTGCATGGGAATATTTCGACCAAATTATTGATCCGGAAGGAAATCAAAAGGGTGTTTGTAAACATTGCAAAAGAGAATATTTTGCCGATTCAAAAGATAATGGTACGAAATCACTCCTTACACATATGGCCAAGTGTTTAAAAATGCCTTTAGATGTTGCAAAAAGTCAATCAAAACTAGGCTTTAACCCTATTCCGGGGGGTAATAAGGGTGATGTAGCCGTTGTTccttggaaatttgatcaagaacAATGTAGGAAGGCTTTGTGTCGTATGGTGATCGTTGATGAACTTCCTTTCAGCTTTGTTGAAAAGGGAGGTTTTATGAATTTTATGAAAGTTGCACAACCTTTTTTCGAATTCCTTCACGTAGAACTGTGA
- the LOC107810363 gene encoding peptide deformylase 1A, chloroplastic, whose translation MESIPRLAQRVLSVPFTPKYLKSCKKSRPLTSYLMQIHDSQKPVFIQWNLQGRPSLCTDLVSVKNYSSTTARAGWFLGMGEKKKQVLPDIMKAGDPVLHEPAQDVPLGEIGSERIQKIIDEMVKVMRNAPGVGLAAPQIGIPLKMIVLEDTNEYISYAPKDETKAQDRRPFDLLVIINPKLKKKGNKTALFFEGCLSVDGFRAVVERHLEVEVGGFDRNGKAIKVDASGWQARILQHEYDHLDGTLYVDKMVPRTFRTVENLDLPLAAGCPKLGVR comes from the exons ATGGAGAGCATTCCGCGATTAGCACAGCGTGTTCTTTCTGTGCCATTCACCCCAAAATACTTGAAATCTTGTAAGAAATCAAGGCCTCTGACCTCCTACTTAATGCAAATCCACGACTCCCAGAAACCAGTATTCATACAATGGAATCTTCAAGGTAGACCTTCTTTATGCACTGATTTAGTATCTGTGAAAAATTACAGTTCTACCACTGCTCGAGCTGGTTGGTTTCTTGGTATGGGAGAGAAAAAAAAGCAAGTCTTGCCTGATATCATGAAAGCTGGTGACCCTGTTCTTCATGAGCCTGCTCAGGACGTTCCTCTTGGGGAGATTGGATCAGAACGGATCCAAAAGATCATAGATGAGATGGTGAAAGTTATGAGAAATGCACCCGGGGTTGGTCTTGCCGCTCCTCAAATTGGTATTCCTTTAAAG ATGATTGTGCTGGAAGACACAAATGAGTATATAAGCTATGCTCCTAAAGATGAAACCAAAGCACAGGACAGACGCCCATTTGATCTCTTG GTTATTATAAATCCAAAGCTTAAAAAGAAAGGCAATAAAACTGCATTGTTTTTTGAGGGGTGCTTGAG CGTTGATGGGTTCAGAGCAGTTGTGGAAAGACACCTAGAAGTAGAGGTTGGAGGATTTGACCGAAATGGAAAAGCAATCAAAGTTGATGCTTCAGGATGGCAGGCTCGCATTTTGCAGCATGAATATGACCACCTAGACGGAACTCTTTATGTTGACAAGATGGTTCCTAGGACATTCAGGACTGTAGAGAACTTGGACTTGCCTCTTGCAGCCGGATGTCCTAAATTGGGAGTGCGCTAA